One genomic region from Arthrobacter pigmenti encodes:
- a CDS encoding TetR/AcrR family transcriptional regulator: MARPPKPERKTELLDQIVEHLLDKTFASLSFRTLADGLGISSYVLVYHFGNREELVNEIVRHIEARHDTLKPINPENFTPEDYRKWILDSWNWLLVDRNRNLQRLEFEAAVQDAASPSPRGSATKKYEYWHSFTSDWLVNQGLPRERAEPAARVFTSSLYGLQYDYVLNQDRKAVEQALDLLIELFFQALHLALDREAAASSGQK; encoded by the coding sequence ATGGCGCGCCCTCCGAAACCGGAACGAAAAACCGAGCTTCTCGACCAGATTGTCGAGCACCTGCTCGACAAGACGTTCGCCAGCCTGAGCTTTCGCACCCTCGCGGACGGACTTGGAATCAGCAGTTACGTGTTGGTGTACCACTTCGGGAACCGTGAGGAACTGGTCAACGAGATCGTTCGGCACATCGAAGCCCGCCATGACACGTTGAAACCAATAAACCCGGAGAACTTCACTCCCGAGGATTACCGGAAATGGATCCTCGATTCCTGGAACTGGCTGCTGGTGGACCGGAACCGGAACCTGCAACGGCTTGAGTTCGAGGCGGCGGTGCAGGACGCCGCGAGCCCGTCACCGCGGGGCAGCGCCACCAAGAAGTATGAGTACTGGCACTCATTCACATCGGACTGGCTGGTGAACCAGGGCCTGCCGCGTGAACGTGCCGAGCCGGCCGCAAGGGTCTTCACCTCGAGTCTCTACGGCCTGCAGTACGATTACGTGCTCAACCAGGACCGCAAGGCCGTGGAGCAGGCGCTCGACCTGCTGATCGAGCTGTTTTTCCAGGCGCTGCATCTGGCGCTGGATCGCGAGGCCGCCGCATCGAGCGGGCAGAAATAA
- a CDS encoding amino acid permease → MNLFRTKSIEQSIADSGEKGRTLKRSLSTWDLMIMGVAVAVGAGIFSVGAQAAAFNAGPAVTISFVLAAITCALAIMCYAEFATAIPVAGSAYVFTYATMGELLAWIIGWNLILELLMAGAVIAKFWGVYLSDLFAVLNVDVPSQINVLGITVYWGPLIIVAIFTLILVLGTKLSARVNNVFTIIKIVIVLFVIVVGFFYINGENYTPFVPASEPPVAVEGGWATQPFLSFLSGANPAVYGFTGIISGAALVFFAFIGFDVVATSAEEVKNPQKTLPRGIFGGLALVTVLYILVTVAITGMVSYRDLAASESPSLATAFQLVGADWAAGVISVGSLIGLTTVIMVLLMGLARVVFAMSRDGLMPRALSRTSEKRSTPARTQVLCGVVVALLAGFTEVDLLAEMINIGTLSAFVTVSIGILILRRKRPDLKPSFRVPFGKVIPILSAVLCTYLMFNLATITWVFFGIWLLIGFAIYFAYGRTHSRLAKAPADLEAGEPERVTS, encoded by the coding sequence GTGAATCTTTTCCGCACCAAGTCGATCGAACAATCGATCGCCGACTCAGGTGAAAAGGGCCGCACACTCAAGCGGTCACTGAGCACCTGGGACCTCATGATCATGGGCGTTGCCGTTGCAGTCGGCGCCGGTATCTTCTCCGTCGGCGCCCAGGCGGCCGCCTTCAACGCGGGCCCGGCGGTCACCATCTCGTTTGTGCTGGCGGCCATCACCTGCGCCCTGGCGATCATGTGCTACGCCGAGTTCGCAACGGCAATCCCGGTCGCGGGCAGCGCCTACGTCTTCACCTATGCGACCATGGGCGAGCTGCTCGCCTGGATCATCGGCTGGAACCTGATCCTTGAGCTGCTGATGGCCGGTGCCGTCATCGCGAAGTTCTGGGGGGTCTACCTCAGCGACCTCTTTGCCGTTCTCAACGTTGACGTACCCTCGCAGATCAACGTCCTCGGCATCACGGTCTATTGGGGGCCTCTGATCATCGTTGCCATCTTCACGCTGATCCTGGTCCTTGGCACCAAGCTTTCCGCACGCGTGAACAACGTCTTCACGATCATCAAGATCGTGATCGTGCTGTTCGTCATCGTGGTTGGCTTCTTCTACATCAACGGTGAGAACTACACGCCGTTCGTCCCGGCATCCGAGCCTCCGGTCGCGGTCGAGGGCGGATGGGCAACGCAGCCCTTCCTATCCTTCCTGAGCGGGGCCAATCCTGCCGTTTACGGTTTCACCGGAATCATCTCCGGCGCCGCCCTGGTTTTCTTCGCCTTCATCGGGTTCGACGTCGTCGCCACCTCGGCTGAAGAGGTGAAGAACCCGCAGAAGACCCTTCCCCGCGGTATCTTCGGCGGCCTTGCACTGGTGACCGTTCTCTACATCCTCGTGACCGTCGCGATCACCGGCATGGTGTCCTACCGCGACCTGGCGGCATCCGAATCGCCGTCCCTTGCAACCGCGTTCCAGCTTGTCGGCGCGGATTGGGCAGCCGGCGTCATCTCGGTGGGAAGCCTCATCGGCCTGACAACGGTCATCATGGTCCTGCTCATGGGCCTGGCGCGCGTAGTCTTCGCGATGAGCCGCGACGGACTGATGCCGCGTGCACTGAGCCGTACTTCGGAGAAGCGGAGCACCCCGGCACGCACGCAGGTCCTGTGCGGCGTCGTCGTTGCTTTGTTGGCTGGTTTCACCGAGGTGGACCTGCTGGCAGAGATGATCAACATCGGTACGCTTTCGGCGTTCGTGACCGTCAGCATCGGAATCCTCATCCTGCGCAGGAAGCGGCCGGACCTGAAGCCGTCCTTCCGGGTGCCGTTCGGCAAGGTCATCCCGATCCTGTCGGCGGTGCTCTGCACGTACCTGATGTTCAACCTCGCGACGATCACGTGGGTGTTCTTCGGAATCTGGCTGTTGATCGGGTTTGCGATCTACTTCGCCTACGGACGCACCCACTCGCGGCTTGCCAAGGCTCCGGCTGACCTGGAGGCCGGAGAGCCCGAGCGGGTCACGAGTTAG
- a CDS encoding MMPL family transporter produces MAFLLYRLGSFAYRRRWWVVSAWLAIMVAVGGSAVAFSGALSNNFTIPGTESQRVLNQLKEDMPEAVGGMGTIVFQNSDGEFTQEQREAVSSALDDVASLDGVENVVDPFVTAQELTDSRAELQTGREELKAGAQELSDGAAQLDAAQAQLDAQRAQFEASKGLLPAPQVDATVAQLDAAQAEIDAQRQQLDEGQAELDAARTELERGERLLEASSGIQFVSEDSTTAVASVQFISAVDAVTPETREAVQEAAGAATDAGLNVEYSKEIVQDISEIFGPAEVIGLLVAAIVLIVMLGTLVAAGLPLLMAIVGVGVGVGITFALTGVIQMSSISPVLALMLGLAVGIDYSLFIVNRHRTQLLRGMPLQESIARATGTAGNAVLFAGITVIIALAALAVPGLPFLTILGLSAAGTVAAAVLVALTLTPALLGFMGRKVISKRRWAKAGTATSTAEVEEHTADDKAVAGSGWGGVVTRKPILTVLAGVAALAVLALPALELRVGLPDGGSEPADSTGYQAYTLVGEKFGEGTNGPLLAVGELPAIDDDGDRTDLQLDVADRLTEIDDVVTAVPAGISDDGRTAIYQVIPEEGPASESTEQLVRDLRAEAGSIEDATGVTVSVTGQTAANIDVSAKLMEAMPLYLGIVVGLSLILLLLVFRSILVPLIATAGFLLSLLASFGATVAIYQWGWLGDFFSVTNPGPILSFLPIILIGVLFGLAMDYQMFLVSGMRESFVHGRPAREAVRVGFSHGARVVTAAAIIMVSVFAGFVFSHLTMVRPIGFGLAFGVLLDAFVVRMTLIPAAMHLLGRSAWWLPKWLDRILPDVDVEGARLERKTDDDGAGQVAASEPVHVGK; encoded by the coding sequence ATGGCCTTCCTCCTGTACCGACTCGGTTCCTTCGCCTACCGCCGCCGCTGGTGGGTGGTCTCCGCGTGGCTCGCCATCATGGTTGCCGTCGGCGGATCCGCCGTAGCCTTCTCCGGCGCGCTGAGCAACAACTTCACTATTCCCGGCACCGAATCCCAGCGGGTCCTGAACCAGCTGAAGGAAGACATGCCGGAGGCAGTTGGCGGCATGGGCACCATCGTGTTCCAGAACTCGGACGGCGAATTCACCCAAGAACAGCGCGAAGCAGTGAGTTCAGCGCTCGACGACGTCGCCTCCCTCGACGGCGTGGAAAACGTCGTCGACCCCTTCGTCACTGCCCAGGAACTCACCGACAGCCGCGCTGAACTACAGACCGGCCGTGAAGAGCTGAAAGCCGGTGCCCAGGAGCTCAGCGACGGCGCCGCCCAGCTCGACGCCGCGCAGGCCCAGCTCGATGCGCAACGCGCCCAGTTCGAGGCGTCCAAGGGCCTGTTGCCTGCGCCGCAGGTCGACGCGACGGTAGCCCAGCTTGATGCCGCCCAGGCGGAGATCGACGCCCAACGTCAGCAACTCGACGAGGGCCAGGCCGAGCTCGACGCCGCCCGCACCGAACTCGAGCGCGGCGAACGTCTCCTCGAAGCGTCCTCAGGAATCCAGTTCGTCTCCGAGGACAGCACCACCGCCGTAGCCAGCGTCCAGTTCATCTCCGCCGTCGACGCGGTCACGCCGGAGACCCGCGAAGCCGTCCAGGAAGCTGCAGGAGCCGCGACGGACGCGGGACTCAACGTCGAGTACAGCAAGGAAATTGTCCAGGACATCTCTGAAATCTTCGGCCCCGCAGAGGTCATCGGCCTCCTCGTCGCGGCCATCGTCCTGATCGTGATGCTCGGCACACTGGTCGCAGCGGGACTTCCGCTACTGATGGCGATCGTCGGCGTCGGAGTGGGAGTCGGCATCACCTTCGCGCTCACCGGCGTCATCCAGATGAGCTCCATCTCCCCAGTGCTCGCGCTCATGCTGGGTCTCGCCGTCGGAATCGACTACTCCCTCTTTATCGTCAACCGGCACCGCACCCAACTCCTGCGGGGAATGCCGCTTCAGGAATCAATCGCCCGCGCTACCGGGACCGCTGGAAACGCCGTGCTGTTCGCAGGGATCACGGTCATCATTGCGCTCGCCGCGCTCGCCGTCCCGGGCCTGCCGTTCCTCACTATCCTCGGCCTGTCCGCCGCAGGCACAGTCGCCGCCGCCGTTCTTGTCGCACTCACCCTCACGCCCGCGCTCCTCGGATTCATGGGCCGGAAGGTCATCTCGAAGCGACGGTGGGCGAAGGCCGGTACGGCAACATCCACAGCTGAAGTAGAGGAGCACACCGCCGATGACAAGGCCGTCGCAGGAAGTGGCTGGGGCGGCGTCGTCACGCGCAAGCCGATCCTCACGGTGCTCGCCGGTGTCGCCGCGCTCGCGGTCCTCGCCCTTCCGGCGCTGGAACTCCGTGTCGGACTGCCCGACGGCGGGTCCGAACCGGCCGATTCCACCGGCTACCAGGCGTACACCCTGGTCGGTGAGAAGTTCGGCGAGGGGACCAACGGTCCCCTCCTGGCGGTCGGTGAGCTTCCAGCAATTGACGACGACGGCGACCGCACCGACCTACAGCTTGACGTCGCCGACCGCCTGACCGAGATCGACGACGTCGTCACCGCGGTCCCCGCAGGCATCAGCGACGACGGACGCACCGCCATCTACCAGGTCATCCCCGAGGAAGGCCCGGCCAGCGAAAGCACCGAACAACTCGTCCGCGATCTTCGTGCCGAAGCGGGCTCCATCGAGGACGCCACCGGCGTCACCGTGTCGGTGACCGGACAGACCGCCGCGAACATCGACGTCTCCGCCAAGCTAATGGAGGCCATGCCGCTCTACCTGGGCATCGTCGTCGGGCTGTCCCTGATCCTGCTGCTGCTGGTATTCCGCTCCATCCTGGTGCCGCTGATCGCCACCGCGGGCTTCCTGCTCTCGCTGCTGGCCAGCTTCGGCGCCACCGTGGCCATCTACCAGTGGGGTTGGCTGGGCGACTTCTTCAGCGTCACCAATCCGGGTCCGATCCTGAGCTTCCTTCCCATCATCCTGATCGGTGTTCTCTTCGGACTCGCGATGGACTACCAGATGTTCCTCGTCTCGGGCATGCGCGAGTCCTTCGTCCACGGCCGCCCCGCCAGGGAAGCCGTGCGCGTGGGGTTCAGCCACGGTGCCCGGGTGGTGACCGCGGCGGCCATCATCATGGTCTCGGTGTTTGCCGGGTTCGTGTTCTCGCACCTGACGATGGTCCGGCCCATCGGTTTCGGGCTCGCGTTCGGCGTGCTGCTCGACGCCTTCGTAGTTCGCATGACCCTCATCCCGGCGGCCATGCACCTGCTCGGCCGCTCCGCCTGGTGGCTGCCAAAGTGGCTGGACCGCATCCTTCCGGATGTCGACGTCGAGGGTGCCCGCTTGGAGCGAAAAACTGACGACGACGGCGCAGGCCAGGTCGCGGCGTCGGAACCGGTTCACGTGGGCAAGTGA
- a CDS encoding TetR family transcriptional regulator, translating into MTQQATSRREQNKLDTRRAIAQAALDLARKHGMGNFTAEQIAEQANVSRRTFFNYFHSAEDALIVSTESFLDQAVAEFAARPKDEPLLDAMIATLSATTKVENLQDCGDLFRMAAGNPDLLGTHLLAWERAEARIISAVEERLNGQASLLYIHALVGSVLSCAKAAMREWAAGEDTDAETLESHIVTALSMLRDGFSHPTL; encoded by the coding sequence GTGACTCAGCAAGCAACCAGCCGCCGCGAGCAGAACAAGCTCGACACCCGGCGGGCCATCGCCCAGGCAGCCCTTGACCTGGCGCGCAAACACGGCATGGGCAACTTCACCGCAGAGCAGATCGCCGAGCAGGCAAACGTTTCCCGGCGCACGTTCTTCAACTACTTCCATAGCGCCGAGGACGCGCTGATCGTCTCAACCGAGTCCTTCCTCGACCAGGCGGTGGCCGAGTTCGCCGCCCGGCCCAAGGATGAACCGCTTCTCGATGCGATGATCGCCACCCTCTCGGCAACCACCAAGGTTGAGAACCTGCAGGACTGCGGGGACCTCTTCCGGATGGCCGCAGGCAACCCGGACCTCCTCGGCACCCATCTCCTCGCCTGGGAGCGGGCCGAAGCGCGGATCATCAGCGCCGTCGAAGAACGCCTGAACGGGCAGGCGTCCCTCCTCTACATTCACGCGCTTGTGGGCTCGGTGCTTTCCTGTGCCAAGGCCGCCATGCGCGAGTGGGCCGCCGGCGAAGACACAGACGCCGAGACCCTCGAAAGCCACATCGTCACCGCGCTCTCCATGCTGCGTGACGGTTTCTCTCACCCAACGCTCTAA
- a CDS encoding ClpP family protease: protein MNSQPDGFQAFDTTLSQQLMRHRILLLGDELDQEGGNRLCTQLLLLSAEDSRRDISLWINSPGGSVPAMLAIRDIMQLIPNDVSTLAVGWAASAGQFLLSAGSPGKRYALKHSRILLHQGSGGIGGTATDIEIQAADLRHTRDTVLSLIAADTGQPVERIAADSLRDRWFTAGEAREYGFVDHILENLDDIRPDKPVSVSLGGSR from the coding sequence ATGAACTCTCAACCGGACGGCTTCCAGGCTTTCGACACCACACTGTCCCAGCAATTGATGAGGCACCGGATCCTTCTCCTCGGCGACGAGTTGGATCAGGAAGGCGGCAACCGGCTCTGCACCCAGTTGCTCCTGCTGTCGGCGGAAGATTCGCGGCGCGACATCAGCCTGTGGATCAACTCTCCGGGTGGATCGGTACCCGCCATGCTGGCCATCCGGGACATCATGCAACTCATTCCGAATGACGTTTCCACACTGGCCGTCGGCTGGGCCGCCAGTGCCGGGCAGTTCCTCCTCAGCGCCGGAAGCCCCGGCAAGCGGTATGCCCTCAAGCATTCACGGATCCTGTTGCATCAGGGTTCCGGCGGAATTGGCGGAACTGCAACGGACATCGAGATCCAGGCTGCCGACCTGCGGCATACCCGCGACACCGTGCTCTCACTCATCGCCGCCGATACCGGCCAGCCGGTTGAGAGGATCGCCGCCGACTCGCTGCGTGACAGATGGTTCACGGCCGGTGAAGCAAGGGAGTACGGGTTCGTGGACCACATCCTGGAGAACCTCGACGACATCCGACCGGACAAGCCGGTCAGCGTGAGCCTGGGCGGTTCGCGATGA
- a CDS encoding ClpP family protease codes for MSTYTIPYVTTRAGDGSRQTLDIYSSLLTERIIYLGTPVDDGVANSLIAQLIHLESQSPDVPIDLYINSPGGSIEAMLGIYDAVQYVRSPIRTVCIGQAAFTAAVLLACGAPGQRSILPRARVVLHQPSVEPGRGTVPDLILNAEEVSRVKVVLEELLARHTGRTIETIRQDTDRNLILNAEQAVKYGLVDQVVENRGI; via the coding sequence ATGAGCACCTACACCATCCCGTACGTCACTACGCGGGCAGGCGACGGTTCCCGGCAGACCTTGGACATCTACAGCAGCCTGTTGACGGAGCGCATCATCTATCTGGGAACACCAGTTGACGACGGCGTGGCCAACAGTCTCATCGCCCAGCTGATTCACCTCGAATCGCAGTCACCGGATGTCCCGATCGATCTCTACATCAACTCCCCCGGCGGCTCGATCGAAGCGATGCTGGGTATTTACGATGCCGTGCAGTACGTGCGATCACCCATTCGGACCGTCTGCATTGGCCAGGCCGCCTTCACCGCAGCGGTGCTGCTGGCCTGCGGTGCACCTGGCCAGCGCTCCATCCTGCCGCGTGCCCGCGTGGTACTGCACCAGCCCAGCGTCGAACCCGGTCGCGGAACCGTTCCGGACCTCATCCTCAACGCAGAGGAGGTCTCAAGGGTGAAGGTGGTCCTCGAGGAGCTCCTGGCCCGGCACACCGGCAGGACAATCGAAACAATCAGGCAGGATACCGACCGCAACCTCATCCTCAACGCAGAACAGGCCGTTAAGTACGGATTGGTGGATCAGGTGGTGGAGAACCGCGGTATCTGA
- a CDS encoding helix-turn-helix domain-containing protein encodes MGDIIAFQPKRLNSEPPLRNVFGSILKETRQKRGERLVEVAQRAAISTQYLSEIERGRKDASSEVFASVARALDMTMFDLTSQAARQLYTTQQSVSGPVCLAA; translated from the coding sequence ATGGGTGACATCATTGCGTTCCAGCCGAAGAGACTGAACAGTGAACCGCCGCTGCGGAACGTGTTCGGTTCGATCCTCAAGGAAACCCGCCAAAAACGCGGCGAACGGCTGGTCGAAGTCGCGCAGCGTGCAGCCATCTCAACCCAGTACCTGTCGGAGATCGAACGTGGACGCAAGGATGCTTCCTCAGAAGTCTTCGCCAGTGTCGCCCGGGCCCTGGATATGACGATGTTCGACCTCACCAGCCAGGCCGCCCGTCAGCTGTACACGACCCAGCAGAGTGTCTCCGGACCGGTTTGCCTCGCGGCGTGA
- a CDS encoding GrpB family protein, producing MPTHPLWRPYEQPDDDAIQAARVELNDPSRWKKPVVVSEYDPAWPVAFNKVADKVSAILGPRAAVIEHVGSTSVSELAAKPVIDVDLLVADSADEASYLPQLESGGFTLVIREPEWEEHRALKLQEPNTNLHVFSTDAIEPQRHVMFRNWLRTHPADRDAYASLKKKLAADGFEDVMHYNNAKAALIYDIYESIFIADPRHPHTPQAR from the coding sequence ATGCCCACTCATCCCTTATGGCGTCCTTACGAACAGCCCGACGACGACGCCATCCAGGCAGCGCGGGTCGAACTCAACGACCCCTCCCGGTGGAAGAAACCCGTGGTTGTATCCGAGTACGATCCCGCCTGGCCTGTCGCCTTCAATAAGGTGGCGGACAAAGTCAGTGCGATCCTCGGACCGCGCGCCGCTGTGATCGAACACGTCGGTTCAACATCGGTCTCCGAACTGGCCGCAAAACCGGTCATCGACGTCGACCTCCTCGTTGCGGACTCCGCAGACGAGGCCTCCTACCTGCCCCAGCTGGAATCAGGGGGATTCACCCTCGTGATCAGAGAGCCCGAGTGGGAGGAGCACCGGGCGCTCAAGTTGCAGGAACCGAACACCAACCTGCACGTCTTCTCGACGGACGCGATTGAACCGCAGCGACACGTGATGTTCAGGAACTGGCTACGGACGCACCCGGCTGATCGAGATGCGTACGCCAGTCTGAAGAAGAAGCTGGCGGCGGATGGTTTTGAGGACGTGATGCACTACAACAACGCCAAGGCAGCCCTGATCTACGACATCTACGAGTCGATCTTCATCGCCGATCCGCGGCATCCCCACACACCTCAAGCGCGCTGA
- a CDS encoding AAA family ATPase, with product MTANQGLAIFINGTVGAGKTTAAEALGRMLEHKGVAHAIIDLDEIRRAWPAPSGDRFNHELELTNLTSLVANYAATGIETFVLAGVLEDERETPRYRHAVGGRRLLIARITATEAIRKARIRARHSEDPEGEAWHLHRTVELENILEHEQLDDVVIDSTSATPAGIAEQVWNAARALRSQSAESSGTQAQ from the coding sequence GTGACTGCGAATCAAGGGCTGGCCATCTTCATCAACGGTACGGTGGGAGCGGGGAAGACAACGGCCGCCGAAGCATTGGGCCGCATGCTCGAGCACAAAGGCGTAGCTCACGCGATCATCGACCTCGACGAGATTCGCCGTGCCTGGCCTGCACCCTCGGGTGACCGTTTCAACCACGAGCTCGAACTGACCAACCTGACGTCCCTGGTGGCCAACTACGCGGCAACGGGTATCGAGACGTTCGTCCTGGCCGGAGTTCTGGAGGACGAGCGGGAAACACCTCGTTACCGGCATGCAGTCGGAGGGCGGCGGTTGCTGATCGCGCGGATCACGGCCACTGAAGCCATTCGAAAGGCACGGATAAGGGCGCGTCACAGCGAGGACCCGGAAGGAGAGGCATGGCACCTTCACCGAACCGTCGAACTGGAAAACATTCTCGAACACGAACAGCTCGACGACGTCGTCATTGACTCAACGAGCGCGACGCCGGCAGGGATTGCCGAGCAGGTTTGGAATGCAGCGCGGGCACTCAGGAGTCAGTCGGCGGAATCCAGCGGCACCCAGGCACAATAG
- a CDS encoding class I SAM-dependent methyltransferase produces MLPDFSRAWNQGRNLDLYEKENQAIDHGGTLWRALQNAAPWDGKDLLDLGCGTGYWLPHYADARRLYGVEPDPELLEAAGNRTQSAEILHGSAEHIPLPDASVDVIHARFAYFFPSPTNNCSPGLQEALRVLRPGGVLVVIDNDQEIGEFADLLRAGNAAAHQGPGEFIRQWWKEQGATTQPVMSSWTFESAEDLQRVLNMEFPHGTAHPWIALHPQRVQLSYGYLLHTLVKNQEPL; encoded by the coding sequence ATGCTTCCCGACTTCAGCAGGGCCTGGAACCAAGGCCGGAACCTAGACCTCTATGAGAAGGAAAATCAGGCGATCGACCACGGCGGAACGCTTTGGCGGGCTCTTCAAAACGCCGCGCCGTGGGACGGCAAAGATCTCCTGGACCTTGGTTGCGGGACCGGATACTGGCTTCCGCATTATGCCGATGCCCGCCGGTTGTACGGTGTAGAGCCGGACCCGGAGCTGCTTGAGGCCGCAGGAAATCGCACACAGTCAGCCGAAATCCTGCACGGATCCGCTGAACATATCCCGCTGCCTGACGCTTCGGTTGACGTGATCCATGCCCGCTTTGCCTACTTCTTTCCGTCGCCGACCAACAACTGCTCGCCTGGATTGCAAGAAGCCTTGCGGGTCTTGCGTCCGGGTGGCGTGCTTGTGGTCATCGACAATGATCAGGAAATCGGCGAATTCGCTGACCTTCTTCGGGCAGGTAACGCGGCCGCTCACCAAGGGCCTGGCGAGTTCATCCGCCAATGGTGGAAAGAGCAGGGCGCCACCACCCAGCCGGTGATGAGCAGCTGGACGTTCGAATCAGCAGAGGATCTGCAGAGGGTCCTCAACATGGAATTTCCGCACGGTACCGCTCATCCCTGGATCGCGCTTCACCCCCAACGAGTCCAGCTCTCTTACGGGTACCTGTTGCATACGCTCGTGAAGAACCAGGAACCGCTGTGA
- a CDS encoding MFS transporter gives MSAKPPKLFWLWLGGLAWTSIGTSILSFGLVWTAVGRSAFLGGIVLTMVIIPRVVLLLLGGSIADRVGAWRVMVLSDSVLALVMAGVAVFAAAGHSPSWLLITAALVMGIADAFYLPAAGSVPKFMVPDEALQRAMGGRQIVGQLSAFVGPVAGGFLVSLAGLAISFTAGAVGFLGMLFVLMLLRRHLATAPNAGCRPRMGEHLAAGLRAIWQRPPLVAVVGLTTAFAAFIVPLTPLLVPLLGRTEGWTASQTGLLGGAYGVPLAIVAGWVMLLGGSVQPGLTAAKGIILAGLGVVLTSLLPHPGAAAVGLALAGLGTGIFSTHIGPVFVSATPHEYTARVQSVLITAQSVPLLLANPAIGLLAAELGARPVIVLWGLGSLAAGAVALTLPVFRNMRRHEPVSP, from the coding sequence ATGAGCGCCAAGCCACCGAAGCTCTTCTGGCTATGGCTGGGCGGGTTGGCATGGACAAGTATCGGGACATCTATCCTGTCCTTCGGTCTGGTGTGGACTGCGGTCGGGCGGTCCGCTTTCCTGGGCGGCATCGTGTTGACGATGGTGATCATCCCGAGGGTTGTCCTCCTGCTCTTGGGCGGGTCTATAGCGGACCGTGTGGGCGCCTGGCGGGTGATGGTGCTGTCAGATTCGGTGTTAGCCCTAGTGATGGCAGGCGTCGCCGTTTTCGCTGCGGCCGGCCACAGCCCGTCCTGGCTGCTCATCACTGCTGCGCTGGTGATGGGAATCGCAGATGCCTTCTACCTGCCCGCCGCGGGCTCCGTGCCCAAGTTCATGGTCCCGGATGAGGCCCTGCAGCGCGCCATGGGAGGGCGTCAGATCGTCGGCCAACTGTCAGCCTTTGTAGGTCCGGTTGCCGGAGGGTTCCTCGTGTCGCTGGCGGGACTGGCGATTTCCTTCACCGCGGGAGCGGTTGGCTTCCTCGGGATGCTTTTCGTTCTGATGCTGTTGCGGCGCCATCTTGCAACCGCTCCAAACGCGGGCTGCAGACCAAGAATGGGGGAACATCTCGCGGCAGGATTACGCGCTATTTGGCAGCGGCCGCCGCTGGTCGCCGTCGTCGGGCTTACGACGGCGTTTGCCGCCTTCATCGTGCCGCTCACCCCTTTGCTCGTTCCGCTGCTGGGCCGCACGGAGGGCTGGACCGCAAGTCAGACGGGCCTTCTCGGGGGAGCGTATGGCGTGCCTTTGGCGATCGTGGCCGGTTGGGTGATGCTGCTGGGTGGATCTGTGCAGCCGGGACTTACGGCAGCGAAGGGGATCATCCTGGCTGGCCTCGGCGTCGTCCTCACGAGCTTGCTGCCGCATCCCGGCGCCGCTGCTGTCGGGCTGGCTCTGGCAGGGCTGGGAACGGGCATCTTCAGCACCCACATTGGCCCGGTGTTTGTCTCAGCGACACCGCATGAGTACACGGCTCGGGTTCAATCTGTCCTAATTACGGCGCAGAGTGTGCCTCTGCTTCTGGCGAACCCGGCAATCGGATTACTCGCGGCGGAACTGGGTGCCCGCCCCGTGATTGTTTTGTGGGGCCTCGGAAGCCTGGCTGCGGGGGCTGTGGCTCTCACCCTGCCGGTGTTTCGGAACATGCGACGGCATGAGCCGGTTTCTCCATGA